The DNA sequence CTGAAGGTAATCCCTTAGTTGCATATACAAACACAACATCATTATTAAAAGCATCTTTAAAGCCTCCGTTTCTATGTGGACCTTTTTCTTTTAAACTTGGGGTTGTAGTAAGTTGCCACTTTGATTCTGTTTTCTTTAAAAATATCGTTTTATTGCTTTTAATTTCGAAAACCTCCTCATCTACTTCAATGGTGTTTTTAATATCTTTTAAGACTGATAAATCAACTTCTATCAAAGCAGTATTTTCCGTCTTAAGTATATATTTATTTTCTTCTTTTGAAAAATCAAAGGAACTTGTTTCAAATGGCACTATTTGTTGGTGTATTGTTATAAAATGAGATGTTGCAGACACCCCAGGTGAACCTGTAAAAAATTCAAATGTTTTAATCTCATTAACGTCTTTAATAGTTCTATCCTTAAAAAAATCAAAGATTGGCTCCCAATCTATACTATGGTTTCCATACCAATGGGTGCCACCTGGATATTCATAATATGTAAAATCTGAATGAAACTTACCTAAACGTTCACGCATATCTCGAGCTATGTAAGTTGGCACTACACTATCTTCTTCACCATGTAGCACATACACCCCAAAATGCAAATAATTCCGAATAAGTTTTAAAGTCCTACTTGGTGTTCCCGCTCTATATATAAGACTTTCAACAGCTGTAGGCAAAGGTTTTGCTTTTAATCGAGCCACCACTTTAGGGGTTAAACCAAATCTAGACAACTGCTCTTGCGACATCTGTAATCTTCTTGTAAGAGATGCATCTCTATAAAGCAACAAGTCTGGGTAACCGGCACATGGAGCAATGGCTGCAAAATGGTCTGGATAAGTAGCTCCTAAATACCAAGTACCGTGTCCTCCCATAGAGTGTCCTGTTAAATAAATTCTCTTTGGGTCAGGTTCATAAATTCTTTTGGCTTCATTTAAAACCTCAAGTGCATCCAAACGCCCCCAATCTTCCCATGCAAAACCAAATGGTCGTCGATTGGTGGGAGCAATCACATTTCCCCAATCTTTCTGTTTATATGCATTAGCTTGATTTTCTGCTTTAACAGACGCTCCATGTACAGACAAAAATAAAGCTAACGAATCTTGTTGTTTATTAGTAGCTGGTGCTACACTAAAATATTGTACACTGCCATCAATATCACTTATAAAAGTTCGCTTATGTTTTTTATACTTTGAGTTAATTCTAATATTTGTTGTTGTTTTGGTATCAACCACTTGATTTCCATCTGACAAATTAAGAGTCATTTCAATTTTCCCTAACTTAGTAGTGTCAGTAACTGACGCAATTTTATAAGCAACTTTTTGCACACTTAAAGGTGCTATATCTTGAATTTTAGATTTCGTTACTTGTCCATTAATTTCTGATATGAGTTGATAATTCTTTATCCAATTTTCAGTTGTATTTATAACCCTAACAGCAGCTATATAATTTTTTTGTTCTTCCACTAAAATATCAGGAATTGTCAAGTCTCGAGTGGTTATTTGAACTTTTTTTTGTGGCTCAATCAACCTAGCCCGAATTCTTGGAAATCTGCCCACCTTCAAAACAAAGGTATTCATCCCTTTTTTTAATTTTAAAGGAATTAAATTCCACCCAAAATCATAATGATCACCTTCATGTGGTAATCCATTAATTAACGCTAAAGAATGCCCAGAAGCCTCAAAAAGCACGGTTTGTTCTATTGGTGATTTATAGCTCAAAAACACATAGCTTGACCTTAAGCTCCTATCATTAAAACTATTGGTACTATCTGTAGTTATTGCTTTCCATTTTTGTTCGTTGCCCTGAAAATCAATATCAAACACCTGGTTATTGCTTGGTAAATAATCCGATTCCATCAAAAATTTTCTAAATACCTTATCTTCAGGAAATGAGGAAGACTCAAAATGAAAATTCTGAATTTTTAATGCTAATCCAGATGTAAAAACGTGCAACAACTTACCCTCGTTAATGTCATCAACTTTTTCTTTTCCAAAGTATTCAACAATATTTCCTGTTTTATTTTGTGCTATTAAAATAAAAGGCATAAATAAACAAAACAAAAATACTGTTTTAATAGTAGTCATTATTTTCATCAGTAAATATATTTAATATCCTTAAAATTACTTTTTTAATTACATTTCAAAATATTTTTCGACCAACACCTAAACTCAAGCTTTAAAAGATTTAAAAAAGACATATTAAATAGTTAATCTACATAGTATTTCTTTAAATTTGCACCTCAATTTTAACAACAATGTACAGAAGTCATAATTGCGGCGAATTAAGAGTCGCAAACATTAATACAGAAGTAACCTTAGCAGGTTGGGTTCAAAAATCAAGAGATAAAGGATTTATTGTTTGGGTAGATTTACGCGACCGCTACGGCATTACCCAGTTGGTGTTTGATGAGGAACGCACTTCCAAAAATTTAATTAAACAAGCTCAAGACTTGGGGCGTGAATTTGTGATACAAGTTAAAGGCATAGTCATAGAACGCACCTCAAAAAATCCTAATATCCCAACAGGAGATATTGAAATATTGGTGTCTGAATTAACCATTTTAAACGAATCGATTCTACCTCCTTTTACCATTGAAGACAAAACAGATGGTGGTGAAGACATTAGAATGAAATACCGTTATTTAGATATTAGACGAAACCCTGTAAAGAACAGCCTAATTTTCAGGCATAAAGTTACTCAAGAAGTTAGAAACTACTTATCACAAGAAGGTTTTATTGAAGTAGAAACACCATATTTGATAAAGTCTACTCCTGAAGGGGCTCGTGATTTTGTGGTGCCTTCTCGTATGAACGAAGGTCAATTTTATGCCCTTCCACAATCGCCTCAAACTTTCAAGCAATTGTTAATGGTTGGCGGCATGGATAAATATTTCCAAATAGTAAAATGTTTTAGAGATGAAGATTTACGTGCCGATAGACAGCCAGAATTCACACAAATAGATTGTGAAATGGCATTTATTGAACAAGAAGATATTTTAAATGCATTTGAAGGATTGACCCGTCATCTACTCAAAGAAGTAAATGGTGTTGATATTGAAAAATTCCCACGAATGCTTTATGATGATGCCATTCGTTTATACGGAAATGACAAACCTGACATTCGGTTTGGTATGGAGTTTGGCGAGTTAAACACTGTTGCTCAACATAAAGATTTTGGTGTTTTCAACAATGCCGAACTAGTTGTTGGAATTGCAGTTCCTGGAGGTAATAGCTATACAAGAAAAGAAATTGATAAACTTATTGACTGGGTAAAACGCCCACAAGTTGGTGCTTTAGGTATGGTTTACTGCCGTGTTAATGACGATGGTACTTACAAATCATCCGTAGATAAATTTTATGATGAGGCAGATTTAGCTAAATGGGCAGAAATTACTGGTGCTAAAGCAGGCGATTTAATCTGTGTGCTTTCTGGTGACAAAAATAAAGTACGGACCCAATTAAGTGCTTTACGAATGGAATTAGCAGAACGCTTAGGGTTAAGAAATCCTAATGAATTCGCACCACTCTGGGTTATGGATTTCCCTTTATTAGAATGGGATGAAGATACCGAACGTTATCACGCTATGCACCATCCGTTTACGTCTCCAAAACCAGGTCAATTAGAATTATTAAAAACAAATCCTGGAGATGTAAAAGCCAATGCTTATGATTTAGTATTAAACGGAAACGAAATTGGTGGTGGTTCCATCAGAATTCACGATAAAGAAACACAATCCTTAATGTTTGATTATTTAGGATTTACACCTGAAGAAGCTAAAGCACAATTCGGATTTTTAATGGATGCTTTTCAATATGGAGCACCACCTCACGGAGGTTTGGCTTTTGGACTTGATAGGTTGGTAGCCATATTAGGTGGACAAGAAACCATAAGAGATTTTATAGCATTTCCTAAAAACAACGCAGGTAGAGATGTCATGATTGATGCCCCTGCCCCTATTGATGATGAACAATTAACAGAATTAAGTTTAAAACTTAATTTAAAATCATAAAAATTAAATCCTGCTAAAAGCAGGATTTTTTAGTAACTCGCATTTTATGCCTAAGCAAACTATTTTAAAGAACATACTTATTTGGAGAGCAAAACATATTTCTCACAGACAGTTTGTATATTTATTGAGTATTCTCATTGGGTTTACTTCTGGTGTTGGTGCAGTTGTTTTAAAAAACCTAACCCACTTTATTCAACATCTATTAGAAGGAAAATTAATAAATTACTACCACCATGCTTTTTCCTTTTTATTTCCTATTATAGGTCTTACACTAGTTTATCTTAGT is a window from the Pseudalgibacter alginicilyticus genome containing:
- a CDS encoding alpha/beta fold hydrolase, with protein sequence MKIMTTIKTVFLFCLFMPFILIAQNKTGNIVEYFGKEKVDDINEGKLLHVFTSGLALKIQNFHFESSSFPEDKVFRKFLMESDYLPSNNQVFDIDFQGNEQKWKAITTDSTNSFNDRSLRSSYVFLSYKSPIEQTVLFEASGHSLALINGLPHEGDHYDFGWNLIPLKLKKGMNTFVLKVGRFPRIRARLIEPQKKVQITTRDLTIPDILVEEQKNYIAAVRVINTTENWIKNYQLISEINGQVTKSKIQDIAPLSVQKVAYKIASVTDTTKLGKIEMTLNLSDGNQVVDTKTTTNIRINSKYKKHKRTFISDIDGSVQYFSVAPATNKQQDSLALFLSVHGASVKAENQANAYKQKDWGNVIAPTNRRPFGFAWEDWGRLDALEVLNEAKRIYEPDPKRIYLTGHSMGGHGTWYLGATYPDHFAAIAPCAGYPDLLLYRDASLTRRLQMSQEQLSRFGLTPKVVARLKAKPLPTAVESLIYRAGTPSRTLKLIRNYLHFGVYVLHGEEDSVVPTYIARDMRERLGKFHSDFTYYEYPGGTHWYGNHSIDWEPIFDFFKDRTIKDVNEIKTFEFFTGSPGVSATSHFITIHQQIVPFETSSFDFSKEENKYILKTENTALIEVDLSVLKDIKNTIEVDEEVFEIKSNKTIFLKKTESKWQLTTTPSLKEKGPHRNGGFKDAFNNDVVFVYATKGLPSENEWYYNRARFDAETFWYRANGSIEIVKDVDFSLNKYKDRNVVVYGNKDNNSAWKMLLKDSPIQVQDNKVDFNGKVLAGTEWGMYFIVPRSDSNKASVGVVTATGQTGFKAAYMNHYLVNGTTFPDVLLFNDTVLENGIPAVKCAGFFGNDWSIETGDFEWN
- the aspS gene encoding aspartate--tRNA ligase, which codes for MYRSHNCGELRVANINTEVTLAGWVQKSRDKGFIVWVDLRDRYGITQLVFDEERTSKNLIKQAQDLGREFVIQVKGIVIERTSKNPNIPTGDIEILVSELTILNESILPPFTIEDKTDGGEDIRMKYRYLDIRRNPVKNSLIFRHKVTQEVRNYLSQEGFIEVETPYLIKSTPEGARDFVVPSRMNEGQFYALPQSPQTFKQLLMVGGMDKYFQIVKCFRDEDLRADRQPEFTQIDCEMAFIEQEDILNAFEGLTRHLLKEVNGVDIEKFPRMLYDDAIRLYGNDKPDIRFGMEFGELNTVAQHKDFGVFNNAELVVGIAVPGGNSYTRKEIDKLIDWVKRPQVGALGMVYCRVNDDGTYKSSVDKFYDEADLAKWAEITGAKAGDLICVLSGDKNKVRTQLSALRMELAERLGLRNPNEFAPLWVMDFPLLEWDEDTERYHAMHHPFTSPKPGQLELLKTNPGDVKANAYDLVLNGNEIGGGSIRIHDKETQSLMFDYLGFTPEEAKAQFGFLMDAFQYGAPPHGGLAFGLDRLVAILGGQETIRDFIAFPKNNAGRDVMIDAPAPIDDEQLTELSLKLNLKS